CGCGAAAACTTGAATTTCTAATCCGAATTTGTTGACCAATTGGATCAGTGGAAGGGAACAATCTTCTGGCAATTTCTGATCCTAAAATGGCAACCCGACGATTGCCTTGTAAATCTACTTCTTGAATAAATCGACCTTGGGCAATTTCAAAGCCACGAACACTTAAAAATTCTGGCGTTGTTCCAATGATAGAATCTCTAGCATTTCGATTTTGATAAGTAATCAGTTGGGTACTGCTAATTTGTGGCGCAACCCCTTTAACACTGGGAACTTGATCCGCGATGGCTTTGGCATCTTCATAGACTAAAGTGCGGGGAACATCAAAGCTAGTTTGGCGTTCTTGTCGAGAACCAGGGGTCACAAATAGCGTATTTGGTCCAAGGGATTCAAATTCATTTCTTGCTAGTTCTTGTCCCCCTTGTCCAATTCCTACCATAGCAATCACAGAAGCGTTACCAATAACAATGCCTAACATGGTCAAACTACTGCGTAATTTATTCGCAGTTAGGGTAGTGATTGCCATGCGGATCGTTTCAATAGGTTGCATGGGTGTTTTATCGTTTAGAATAGGTCTGTCTTTATTATAGAAAATCATGCAAAATACTCGCTTAAATTTGTTATTAGCAAGTTTTTCTAATCAAGCACAACAATTTTTTGCCAATCCTTGGCGACGAATTAGTTTATTATTAATTAGTCTTTTATTTGGTTTTTTTATGGCATTAGCTATTTCCAGTATTGCTGGCCAAAGGGGAGATTTAGATGTTGTTGTTGCTGCCATTATGTTAATCTTTACAGAAGTTGTTAGCCGAGTAGCCTATCGCAATAATCGTAATAATTCAGGACTAATTGATTTTCTGAATTTATTTAAAGTAGGATTAACTTATGGCTTTTATCTGCAAGCATTTATTTTAGGGTCTTAAAAAGATTAGAAATGGAAACTAATAATCAGTTATTTTTATTGGAGATATTAGTTTAGTTTAATAAAGGTTTTCCTTATTTCACCCATTATTGCAAAGCCCGATCGCGCGTAAACTAGTTTAATATAAATCTGAACAATCAATGAGAATTTTATATCGTTTATCTCAAGGTGAAACTTTAAGCACTAACGAAAAACAAGCCTTAGCCAATATTGATTGGGAAATTGATATTTCACTGGAAACTAGAATTTATTATTTTCCCATAATGTTTGAAAAGATTTCTCCTTTAGCCGAAAAAGAAGGATTAAAACAAGATCAGATATTAGGTTTGCTTTGGAACTTATGGCTACCGATAGCTTTAAAAATTGCTCGTAAAAAAGAACAGAAAAAAAAGCCTTTCATTCAAGGAATTTTAGGACTCCAAGGAACGGGGAAAACAACCTTAGCCATTATTTTACAAGGAATATTAACTCAGTTTGGTTATCATACAGTTACTCTATCCCTAGATGATCTTTATAAAACTTATCCAGAACGGCAGCAATTGCAAAAAGAGGATCCGCGATTAATTTTGCGTGGCCCCCCCGAAACTCATGATGTAAATTTAGGGAAAAATTTATTAGAGAATTTGCTTCAGGAAAAAACCCCCCTTGAGATTCCTCGTTTTGATAAATCAGCTTGCCAAGGAAGCGGCGATCGCGCTACTCCCGAAACCATTAATGACAAAATTGATATTTTATTATTTGAAGGCTGGTTCTTAGGCGTAAAACCCATTGCAGAAACTGCTTTTACTAATCCCCCTTCCCCCATTGACACAGAAGCAGATCGGCAATTTGCCCTTGATAATAACCGCCGTCTGCAAAGTTATCTCCCTTTGTGGGAATATTTAGATAGTTTGATGATACTTGTGCCTGAGGACTATCATTTAAGTGAAAAATGGCGACAAGAAGCAGAGCAAAAAATGATTGCACAGGGAAAATCGGGAATGAGTAATGCAGAAATTAAGCAGTTTGTGGAATACTTTTGGAAGGCATTGCATCCAGAATTATTTATCACCCCCTTAATTGAAAGCAAGCAAGGAGTAGATTTAGTTGTAGAAATTGATGCTAATCATGTTCCAAGACAAGTTTATTAAAGCACTTAAAGAATTATACTCAACTATAGGAGAAAGATGATCTCATTGCCAAAAAGCCACTTCAGTTTACGCAGGCTCAAAGCAAAGCTAGATGGATCCCCTCTACTGTAGTAAGGGCAAATTTAAGGCACAAATTTACAACTATAGTGATTCCAAATAAAAAACAGCAACCTAAAAGTAGTGGGAGCATCTTGCTCCCTAGTAGCAGCCAAGATGGCTGCACTACGGAACTGAATTGGAACGACTATAATTCACGATTATTATATATCTATAAGTTATACAGGGCTTCTATTTTATAATAAATTTTTGACTTTAAGAGAAATCAAATTGATTGATGGCTAAGTATTTTCTTCTATTTGGTACTATTTTTATCATTATTGGTACAGTGGCTGGCTATGTCGCTGGCGAGTGGATCCCTGTCCCTATGGGGATTTTAGCTGGTGGAACTTTTATTTTAATCTTGGGATTCATTATTCTCAGCCGTGGTTTTTGGCGGCGACGTTCCATGCAAACAGGAATTAATGCTTTAATCGCCACCATTGCCCTAGTGACAATCCTGATTTCTGTTAATATCATTGCTATCAATTATGGGCGCACCTTTGATTTAACAGAAACAAATCTTTATACATTAGCCCCCCAATCGCAACAGTTAGTAGCAAATTTAGAGCAGCCATTAAGAGTTGTGGTTTTTGAAAGCCCTCCTTCTAGGGAAAATAAACGACTGTTAGAAAATTATCAAAGTTATAGTGATAACTTTGAGTTTGAATTT
This window of the Euhalothece natronophila Z-M001 genome carries:
- a CDS encoding DUF565 domain-containing protein produces the protein MQNTRLNLLLASFSNQAQQFFANPWRRISLLLISLLFGFFMALAISSIAGQRGDLDVVVAAIMLIFTEVVSRVAYRNNRNNSGLIDFLNLFKVGLTYGFYLQAFILGS
- a CDS encoding glycerate kinase, with translation MRILYRLSQGETLSTNEKQALANIDWEIDISLETRIYYFPIMFEKISPLAEKEGLKQDQILGLLWNLWLPIALKIARKKEQKKKPFIQGILGLQGTGKTTLAIILQGILTQFGYHTVTLSLDDLYKTYPERQQLQKEDPRLILRGPPETHDVNLGKNLLENLLQEKTPLEIPRFDKSACQGSGDRATPETINDKIDILLFEGWFLGVKPIAETAFTNPPSPIDTEADRQFALDNNRRLQSYLPLWEYLDSLMILVPEDYHLSEKWRQEAEQKMIAQGKSGMSNAEIKQFVEYFWKALHPELFITPLIESKQGVDLVVEIDANHVPRQVY